One window from the genome of Desulforamulus ruminis DSM 2154 encodes:
- a CDS encoding SDR family NAD(P)-dependent oxidoreductase, translating into MKQTGDGSGFVFLEAFDLTGKVAIFVGGSGGLGKTISLGLAKAGANVIPVSRSKQRNEEVVKEIEASGVQSLLTTVDVTREEEVQRLVEEVMSKFGRIDILINAAGINYKKPVIELTVAEWDHVIAVNLKGTFLCCKLVGEKMLAQNYGKIVNIASLGSHLGITRSAAYCASKGAVLQLTKVLAAEWASHGINVNCISPGYFKTALNEKMLSEKETYDKIMNRTPMQRLGVPEDLVGATVFLCSDAAKFITGTTIEVDGGFLSMAL; encoded by the coding sequence TTGAAACAAACGGGCGATGGGAGTGGTTTTGTGTTTTTGGAAGCTTTTGATTTGACAGGTAAAGTTGCTATTTTCGTAGGGGGCAGCGGAGGTCTGGGTAAAACCATAAGTTTAGGTTTGGCCAAAGCGGGGGCTAATGTCATACCGGTTAGCCGGAGCAAACAACGTAACGAGGAAGTTGTTAAAGAGATCGAAGCATCAGGTGTTCAATCTTTATTAACTACGGTGGATGTAACCAGGGAAGAAGAGGTTCAACGCCTAGTAGAGGAAGTAATGTCCAAGTTTGGTCGTATTGATATTTTGATTAACGCAGCAGGAATAAACTATAAAAAGCCTGTTATAGAATTGACTGTGGCAGAATGGGATCATGTAATTGCTGTAAATTTAAAGGGAACCTTTCTCTGTTGCAAGCTAGTGGGGGAAAAGATGCTGGCCCAAAATTATGGGAAAATTGTTAATATCGCCTCCCTTGGTTCCCATTTAGGAATTACCCGCTCCGCGGCCTATTGTGCCAGCAAGGGTGCAGTATTACAGCTAACCAAAGTGCTGGCGGCTGAATGGGCCAGCCATGGCATCAATGTAAACTGCATCTCACCGGGTTACTTTAAGACAGCACTTAACGAAAAAATGCTATCAGAAAAAGAAACCTACGATAAGATTATGAATCGTACGCCTATGCAAAGGTTAGGAGTACCGGAGGATTTGGTAGGTGCGACTGTGTTCCTTTGCTCTGATGCAGCAAAATTTATTACCGGAACGACCATAGAGGTGGATGGTGGTTTTCTATCAATGGCTTTATAA
- a CDS encoding TRAP transporter substrate-binding protein yields MKKLSKVALSVLGIMLFSIFLTGCGGGGEEKKDASEQGKAITLKVAHYFADEHPQNIALKEKFKPMVEAESNGQIKVEIYPNATLGSEEQFIDGTKNGSVEMCVTGGLIAKDLPMVGLTEMPLLFRDYAHAQKVLNGELGKEIVKGMEEKMGTRTLAWTANGFRVVSSSKPFEKFEDFKGFRLRIPNNPIYVEMVKGLGANAVPMPISETFTALEQKVIDGQENPYATLKASGMYEVQKYVVDTRHLFSPNLYMVNEKFWQGLDPKLQEIVQKAANESAAYEWKLLEENEQKDIEFLKKKGLTVVFPDETFKQKLIESQKPVQEWFYKTYPGTKEMADKVMAVQ; encoded by the coding sequence ATGAAAAAGCTGTCTAAGGTTGCCTTAAGTGTCCTAGGTATTATGTTATTCAGTATTTTCTTAACCGGTTGTGGCGGTGGCGGTGAAGAGAAAAAAGACGCCTCCGAACAAGGTAAAGCCATTACCCTGAAAGTAGCACACTACTTTGCTGATGAACACCCGCAGAATATTGCCTTAAAAGAAAAATTTAAGCCGATGGTTGAAGCAGAGTCCAACGGACAAATTAAAGTAGAAATTTACCCCAATGCTACCCTTGGCTCTGAGGAACAGTTTATTGATGGAACGAAAAACGGTAGTGTAGAAATGTGCGTCACCGGTGGTCTGATTGCTAAAGACCTGCCGATGGTTGGTTTGACAGAAATGCCTTTGCTATTCCGCGATTACGCCCATGCACAGAAAGTACTTAATGGTGAGCTTGGTAAAGAAATCGTCAAGGGCATGGAAGAAAAGATGGGTACCCGTACCCTAGCCTGGACCGCCAATGGTTTCCGGGTAGTGTCTTCCAGTAAACCCTTTGAAAAATTTGAGGATTTTAAAGGTTTTAGATTAAGGATTCCCAACAACCCCATCTATGTGGAAATGGTTAAAGGCCTAGGCGCTAACGCTGTACCCATGCCGATTTCCGAGACATTTACAGCCCTGGAGCAAAAGGTCATTGATGGTCAGGAGAACCCCTATGCAACCTTAAAGGCTTCCGGTATGTATGAGGTGCAAAAATATGTGGTAGATACTCGTCACCTGTTCTCCCCTAACCTCTACATGGTTAACGAGAAGTTCTGGCAAGGTTTAGATCCTAAACTGCAAGAAATTGTTCAAAAGGCAGCTAACGAATCAGCAGCTTACGAGTGGAAACTATTGGAAGAAAATGAACAAAAGGATATCGAATTCTTAAAGAAAAAGGGTCTGACCGTTGTCTTCCCGGATGAAACCTTCAAGCAAAAACTAATTGAATCTCAAAAACCTGTACAAGAATGGTTCTACAAAACCTATCCTGGTACCAAGGAAATGGCTGATAAGGTAATGGCTGTGCAGTAA
- a CDS encoding acyl-ACP thioesterase domain-containing protein, which translates to MRSTNTRRLLPVSVLNYLEETSIAHSEAVGSGLNKLKSEGIAWVLNRWSVQTGRYPQWNEKIIVEIV; encoded by the coding sequence ATGAGGTCAACCAATACCAGGAGGCTACTACCGGTTTCTGTTCTTAATTACTTAGAGGAAACCTCCATTGCACATTCGGAGGCAGTGGGGTCGGGCTTAAATAAGTTGAAGTCAGAGGGGATTGCCTGGGTATTAAATCGCTGGAGCGTACAAACGGGAAGATATCCCCAGTGGAATGAGAAAATAATTGTGGAAATCGTGTAG
- the yunB gene encoding sporulation protein YunB: MWGGIFLFRKTRGLSKKYVVLMISLVVVGLLVGFFIFTDRVLQPSIFTIARVKAIHLATEILNETVRDRMAKQPVHYQDLIHIHKDSSGKIVMIQADTVKINQLSTDMTLKVQEALRKIDNQSINIPLGQLLGFQLLAALGPELNVRLIPVGIVRVDIIDKFEGAGINQTRHLIWMDLTSEFQIAVPLHKEVFKVSVKVPLAESIIVGDVPPALISMPGGVVGQ, from the coding sequence ATGTGGGGGGGAATTTTTTTGTTCCGAAAAACAAGAGGCCTGTCAAAAAAATATGTCGTCCTCATGATTTCATTGGTAGTGGTGGGATTATTGGTAGGGTTCTTTATTTTTACCGATCGGGTTCTCCAGCCCAGTATCTTTACCATTGCCCGGGTAAAGGCCATTCATCTGGCCACGGAAATATTAAATGAAACCGTCAGAGACAGGATGGCAAAACAGCCGGTTCATTACCAGGACCTTATTCATATTCACAAGGACAGTTCCGGTAAGATTGTGATGATTCAGGCGGATACCGTAAAAATAAACCAACTATCAACCGATATGACCCTGAAGGTGCAGGAAGCCTTGAGGAAGATTGATAATCAAAGTATTAATATTCCACTGGGCCAACTTCTCGGGTTTCAGTTGCTGGCTGCCCTGGGCCCCGAGTTGAATGTACGGTTAATTCCCGTGGGCATTGTAAGAGTGGATATCATTGATAAATTTGAGGGAGCCGGGATAAACCAGACCCGACATTTAATATGGATGGATCTGACTTCCGAATTTCAGATTGCTGTTCCCCTTCATAAGGAAGTTTTTAAGGTCAGCGTCAAAGTGCCTCTGGCTGAAAGCATTATTGTCGGAGATGTGCCGCCGGCTTTAATCTCTATGCCCGGGGGTGTTGTGGGACAATAA
- a CDS encoding YczE/YyaS/YitT family protein — protein sequence MIFNNIVIKKAILFLVKLFWFSLGLFICAFSIVLILESNLGLGPWDVFHISMTKYVPLTFGQVNIATGLLCVIIAYAMGIKPTFGTILNMLMGGVFIDFIMSVNLIPPAITYLQQYAYLLIGIFCFGLGTGAYISAHMGTGPRDSLMMGLQRSTGRSIGLVRTVLEVLVVTLGFLLGGKIGVGTLIFSFTIGWFTQLFLMLFYWCGRQSWFVKWLYLLTDKKSQTSNF from the coding sequence ATGATTTTCAATAACATTGTAATAAAGAAAGCAATCCTTTTTCTAGTGAAGTTGTTCTGGTTTTCCCTGGGATTATTTATATGTGCCTTTTCGATTGTACTAATTTTAGAGTCAAATCTAGGCTTAGGTCCCTGGGATGTTTTTCATATTAGCATGACGAAGTACGTACCTCTAACTTTTGGTCAGGTAAATATTGCAACCGGACTACTCTGTGTTATCATAGCATATGCAATGGGCATAAAGCCGACTTTCGGTACAATCCTTAATATGCTCATGGGTGGTGTATTTATTGATTTCATCATGTCTGTAAACCTTATCCCACCTGCTATTACATACTTACAACAGTATGCGTACCTTTTAATTGGCATCTTTTGTTTTGGACTAGGAACAGGGGCATATATTTCGGCACATATGGGTACTGGTCCAAGGGATAGTTTAATGATGGGCCTCCAACGATCAACCGGTAGGAGCATTGGCCTAGTAAGAACTGTACTTGAAGTGCTTGTGGTTACGTTGGGTTTTCTGTTGGGCGGGAAAATTGGTGTAGGAACATTAATATTTTCCTTCACCATAGGCTGGTTTACACAATTGTTCTTAATGCTATTTTATTGGTGCGGCAGGCAAAGCTGGTTTGTTAAATGGTTATATTTATTAACGGACAAAAAGAGTCAGACCAGTAACTTCTGA
- a CDS encoding (R,R)-butanediol dehydrogenase, which produces MKTMQAIVWQGKEQLNFQEVPKPILNFGEVLIKVHYAGICGSDLGIYLGKHPRAKAPLIMGHEFTGEVVETCLPPDSTIQVGDKVTVNPLISCGHCQPCRTGNAHVCRSLALVGIDIDGGFAEYVKVDAAKIVKLPANLPLDLACLVEPVAVTAHAIRKSALKAGETVAVLGGGPIGLLTAITARFAGASEVIVGEISDSRRELARNLGFKVLDSANNPEAEIFKLTGGNGVDIVYEAAGAPATALLATRLVKITGQIVVVSVFKEPSKIDLRTVNFNELSIIGVRVYEPRDYEVALHILRQLKEIEQVISHRFPLEKAQEGFDLMLSSGNSMKILFTP; this is translated from the coding sequence ATGAAAACCATGCAAGCTATTGTTTGGCAAGGCAAAGAACAACTGAACTTTCAAGAGGTGCCGAAACCAATATTAAATTTCGGTGAGGTTCTGATCAAGGTTCATTATGCTGGGATTTGTGGTTCCGATCTGGGAATCTACTTGGGTAAACACCCACGGGCTAAAGCCCCTTTAATTATGGGTCATGAATTTACCGGTGAGGTGGTGGAAACATGTTTACCGCCAGACAGCACGATTCAAGTGGGGGATAAGGTGACCGTAAATCCGTTAATATCCTGTGGACACTGTCAACCCTGTCGAACTGGCAATGCCCATGTTTGTAGAAGTTTGGCCCTGGTAGGGATAGATATTGATGGTGGTTTTGCAGAATATGTTAAAGTGGATGCTGCTAAGATAGTAAAACTACCAGCTAATCTACCGCTGGATCTGGCCTGTTTGGTGGAACCTGTGGCAGTTACAGCCCATGCCATCAGAAAGTCTGCCCTGAAGGCAGGAGAAACTGTGGCAGTGCTGGGTGGTGGACCCATTGGGCTTCTAACTGCAATTACTGCCAGATTTGCCGGTGCTTCAGAGGTTATAGTTGGTGAGATCAGCGACAGCAGACGAGAACTGGCTAGAAACCTTGGTTTTAAAGTGTTGGATTCAGCCAATAACCCTGAAGCGGAAATATTTAAACTTACTGGTGGAAACGGTGTCGATATTGTCTATGAGGCAGCGGGTGCCCCTGCAACGGCCTTGCTGGCTACCCGATTGGTTAAAATTACCGGCCAAATTGTCGTAGTCAGTGTCTTTAAAGAGCCAAGCAAAATCGATTTAAGGACAGTGAATTTTAATGAACTTTCCATCATTGGTGTAAGAGTTTATGAGCCAAGGGATTATGAAGTGGCATTACATATACTTCGGCAACTAAAGGAAATAGAGCAAGTGATATCCCATCGTTTTCCCTTAGAAAAGGCCCAAGAGGGCTTCGATTTAATGCTTAGTAGCGGAAATTCTATGAAGATTTTATTTACTCCTTAA